Proteins encoded together in one Labeo rohita strain BAU-BD-2019 chromosome 21, IGBB_LRoh.1.0, whole genome shotgun sequence window:
- the fbxo40.2 gene encoding F-box only protein 40 produces the protein MSRYRRSGPRLHRHCETCYSRRCKASIEVSVSCMVVNCRLLCGASFHMCKEDEHTLLCPNEKVPCLNAYYGCPFTMSRSRLAKHLEVCPASVVCCSMEWNRWPLENPDAPLYTNLLKELHEQESLDLSMALRDQKHLCTRLKMRRCFPELMEEQEEEPAPVEEYDDEEGAVGKETVCNGMQVNGYGSSGGGLVNGPACEKALKEDVVLNGPIDKEKYNLFEKMFSMEMGGCRQAEAEAEVLKTEEKKGNKTSSKGSSKSQGASAEPEKEESNVSHVDTSKTGFAPWQDGVLERLGQEVKPREFNMYIVHHGRMLISFGQMEACTPREKDFVYGSLEPIPVQTLHSSYKVPSSYREKRIQLREFNTRVMTEHKCVGTSDLDLSEKDGGEMDEMFSTLLCYAETEIRGHKISETVPIDGLYVDIATQTYNFATAPFKYNATLTEITAGRDLKLHVDLDTETVTLRHNKSTSTFTFVCGHFFRRDEFASHFKNVHLDIQSCLSGWFEQRCPLAYLGCTFSQRRLQPSTHRAKVSYNQDLSIFTLTPEVHTSLMSDSKTVPLKASVKCEDSLSNLPFEVLCYIASYLDSFTLSQLALVSRLFRDICATHLQERGMVGFKWRKKSYSHGGARWIPTKVWEFSTLFSKVGNWCIGDTPSMADHLKHCPFYQTELKTEPFALASMFGNKGKERHGLVSLFMGRK, from the exons ATG AGCCGCTATAGAAGATCTGGTCCAAGGCTGCACAGACATTGTGAGACCTGTTACAGTCGCCGCTGTAAAGCCTCCATAGAAGTATCCGTGTCTTGCATGGTCGTCAACTGCCGCTTGCTTTGTGGGGCCTCCTTCCACATGTGTAAAGAGGATGAACACACTCTGCTGTGTCCCAATGAGAAGGTGCCCTGCCTTAATGCTTACTATGGCTGCCCTTTCACCATGTCTCGCTCTCGGCTTGCCAAACACCTCGAGGTGTGTCCCGCAAGCGTCGTCTGCTGCTCGATGGAGTGGAACCGTTGGCCTCTTGAGAATCCAGATGCCCCCTTGTATACAAACCTTCTGAAAGAGCTCCACGAGCAAGAATCACTGGACCTTTCCATGGCACTGAGAGACCAGAAACATCTATGTACCAGGTTGAAAATGAGAAGGTGCTTTCCTGAGTTGATGGAGGAACAAGAAGAGGAGCCTGCCCCAGTGGAAGAGTATGACGATGAGGAGGGAGCGGTGGGAAAAGAAACTGTGTGTAACGGGATGCAAGTCAACGGATATGGAAGTTCAGGAGGAGGCTTGGTGAATGGACCAGCTTGTGAGAAAGCTCTGAAAGAAGATGTGGTCCTCAATGGTCCTATTGACAAGGAGAAGTACAATCTGTTTGAAAAGATGTTTAGCATGGAAATGGGTGGTTGCAGGCAGGCAGAGGCAGAAGCGGAGGTTTTGaaaacagaagagaagaaaggGAATAAAACATCTTCTAAAGGTTCCTCAAAGTCACAAGGAGCTTCTGCAGAGCCTGAGAAGGAGGAATCAAACGTATCCCATGTGGATACCTCCAAAACTGGATTTGCGCCTTGGCAGGATGGTGTCCTGGAGAGACTTGGGCAGGAGGTGAAACCCAGAGAATTCAACATGTACATAGTGCATCATGGACGCATGTTGATCTCCTTCGGTCAGATGGAAGCTTGCACGCCTAGAGAGAAAGATTTTGTTTATGGGAGCTTGGAACCAATACCAGTCCAGACTCTACATTCTTCATACAAGGTTCCTAGCAGTTACAGAGAAAAACGCATTCAGCTTAGAGAATTCAATACGAGGGTAATGACCGAGCACAAGTGCGTTGGCACATCTGACCTGGATCTTTCTGAGAAAGATGGTGGGGAGATGGATGAGATGTTTTCAACCCTACTCTGTTATGCGGAGACTGAGATAAGAGGCCACAAAATAAGCGAAACGGTGCCAATTGATGGACTTTATGTCGATATCGCTACACAAACGTATAATTTTGCCACAGCCCCCTTCAAATACAAcgcaactctgactgaaattacAGCAGGGAGGGATTTGAAACTTCACGTTGACCTTGATACGGAAACGGTTACACTGAGACACAACAAATCAACCTCCACTTTCACGTTCGTGTGTGGCCATTTCTTCCGAAGGGACGAATTCGCCTCACACTTTAAGAACGTGCATCTGGATATCCAGTCTTGTCTAAGTGGCTGGTTTGAGCAGAGATGTCCTCTGGCCTATCTTGGTTGCACCTTCAGTCAGAGAAGATTACAGCCGTCCACACACAGGGCTAAAGTCTCCTATAACCAAGATCTTAGTATTTTCACCCTCACGCCTGAGGTTCACACCTCTCTCATGAGTGATTCGAAGACTGTTCCATTAAAGGCAAGTGTCAAATGTGAAGATTCTCTCAGTAACCTTCCCTTTGAGGTGCTTTGCTACATTGCGAGTTACCTGGATAGTTTCACCCTGTCCCAGCTAGCCTTAGTCTCCCGATTGTTCAGGGATATATGTGCCACACATCTGCAGGAGAGAGGAATGGTGGGCTTTAAGTGGCGTAAGAAGTCATACTCTCATGGAGGAGCCCGCTGGATACCTACCAAA GTCTGGGAGTTCAGTACTCTTTTTAGTAAAGTGGGTAACTGGTGCATTGGCGACACACCATCAATGGCTGATCACCTGAAACACTGTCCATTCTAccaaactgaactgaaaactGAGCCTTTTGCCCTGGCCAGTATGTTTGGCAACAAAGGAAAGGAGAGACACGGTTTGGTTTCTTTGTTTATGGGACGCAAATGA